TGAAAATAAAGAAATCACACTTAGAATTGTATGATAATGCGAACCCCATCTTGTATCTCCAGGACGTTTAAGAACTGCCTCTTGATTCAAGCCTTTACCAGTCATTCGATTGCCTTGGGATATTTCTTCAGCTAACTTTTCTATTTGTTTCACCAGGACTAATTCTTTTCTCTTGCAAGAAGCCCCAACAAAATTCACCAAAGATGCTAGATGGTCAAAAAATGAGCAAATTTTATCATGCTTTTTTGAAACTGCAACAAGTGTGAGCTGTAATTGATGAGCAAAGCAATGCACATAAAAGGCAGATGCATTTTCTGCTTGTATTAAACTTTTTAGCCCACTAATATGTCTGTTCATATTACTAGCCCCGTCAAAACCTTGACCACGAATACGCGATATGCTCAGACCACTGTGTGGCAAAGAGTACGTCAATTACTGATTTTAGGACAATCAAGAGATGCTTAAAGAtagtcaaattgcatgtacatgatgttaacatattaactgtatcaatatatagtgacaagtgactcttatagggtgcaaagtgactctaatatggtgaaaagtgacttacacggttgattagagccaaaatgtggaacaaaattgacttgtatgaagtggcactaagagatggtaaaaggatatcaaattggatgtatataatgttaacatgttaattttacaaatatatggtggtaagtgactcttaatagggtgcaaagtgactctaatatggtgaaaagtgacttacatagttgattagagtcaaaatgtggcccaaagtTGAGTCCTATTATGAAATATCAAAGTGTGCTAAAACGAAGCTAAACTGGATattcatgatgttaacatgttaattgtatcaatatggtggcaagtggctcttatagggtgcaaagtgactctaatatggtgaaagtgacttatatggttgatcaCAGACCAACTGCCTATCATCTGAGATCACAGACCAACTGCCATTGTTTTTCTTTACAAATGTTGCTTGTTTATTGTATTACACTTGACAAATATTGACTAGTTACTGATAAATTTCTTTGTTGAGCTGTTGTATTAACTTCTGAGGTAATTTATGTTACTTCATgttaaagatataaactctttacttGGGAGCTCTTACTTTATTTGAGAACCTAGAGTAGTAATGGTTGGCTGTCGTATCAGTAGAGCCGGCCAAACAGTCGGGCCGCCCGTGCCGTGGCGAATTTTCTAGCGGTCCGGTTCAACAGCCAGTTAACTCGTGAACAGCTCGCGAATTAGTCGATTTTAATGGTCCGACGAGTCTAGCGGTTCGGGGCGAATGACGTATAACACGAATAAAACGAATAATCGTGAATAACCGCGGGCTGCTTTGATTCGACACCACCCACCTTTAGTTGTCTTTTTTTTGgctttttttatattttattttttactttGTACAAACagactttgcatttctgtttttattttacatttttgggatttctgttttattttacattttttatattaaaaaagaTTTTCGATTTATAACACATTTCAACATTTTTAAAATTACTCATATTTTTATTTGATAAACTAATCAAGACAAACAAATTTTATTTTTACTCGTATTTTGAAAAAGTTAGTTTTTAAATAACAAATTTGTTATTTTTTGAAAAACAAAGTTAATTTTTGCAAATGAGTTACTCTGTTACGGAAGGAAAAGAGGACGATACAATATCAGTATAAGTCAACTGATACGGTATCAGTATCAGTCAACTGACATTTTTCATTTAGCCCAAAACACCTTGAGATCGCGTATCTCCCTCGCTTTTTTTACGGATGGGCAAGAGTCGAACAAGTCACTGAAATTGTATCTATTCTAAACATGGTTCCGAACCGGCttaagatatcttgtaattaataaaatatcttaAAAGTATATGTAATTTTGATTTATAAGTAACTTATAAATTGTAGTCAACTATGTATTGTTCGTGTAATATCCAACCTCAGCTCGTTTTGGCTTTGATTTAAATTTTGAAGAAGGGAACACCATACTTTCAATTGATCCAAATATAATTTACTATTCAATGTAGCCGTTAATTATTTGTACTTAACAATCACACAAGTAATTACAATTTTACGATTTTACCGATTTGGAAAATCATATTGAGATTATATGTTTCCAATAAAATGATTCTATATTTATTACCTAACTATGGAAACTTTTATTAGCTAGATATTACAACTAATTATACTTGGCTCAAATGACTTGAAAACGTGTAAAACCATATACCAAAAACAAATTAAGAAGAAACAAAGATCTTAACATATAAATGCGTGTTCATGTTATGCATCAAGAAATTTAATTATATTGATTTGCCTCATTGGCAAAGAAATCTCAGATGCGTTTACAAAATGCACACATTTCTTATTTAGTAGTGAAAGAGCAAAAAAGAGttatatataaacacataacttccatatactttgatcttGCCCTGTTTGGTGTTTTCTACAAAAATCATACAAGGCATCATGACAAGAAAGAAGGTGAAGTTAGCATTCATCAGTAATGATGCTTCTCGAAAAGCGACATTCAGAAAAGGAAGAAGGGGCTGATGAagaaggttggagagttgagtacCTTATGTGGTATTGATGCTTGTGCTATCATTTATAGTCAGTATGAGCCCCGACCTGAAGTGTGGCCTAATACAGAAGGTGTTCAGCGTGTGTTGTCTCAGTTTAAGCGAATGCCCGAGATGGAGCAGAGCAAGAAGATGGTTAATCAGGAGAGTGTTGTATTGGCGACAGAGGATTGCGAACGCTAATGAGCAGTTTGAAGAACAGTGTAAGGATAATAGGGAGAGGAAATGATTGAGGTTATGTATCAGTGTTTGACGGGGAAAATTGGTTTACAAAATTTGATGATCCCGGATTTGAATGATCTTGGTTGGCTTATTGATCACAATTGAAGGAGATTTATAAAAGAATTGATCAGATATCGGCTACTAAGAAAAAGAATACTACTACTGGGAAAGTTGGCTGCTGCTCTGGATCTGGCTGTGGCTCGGGATCAGCTGCTGCAATGTTGAAAGGTAAAGGAGTGGCTAATTGTGTTGATGGAACGGAAGAAAAGGCTATAGAGGGCGAGATGGAAGcaatgcagcagcagcagcagaGACCGCCTTGGTTTAGCGACTGGATCAACAGCAATA
This DNA window, taken from Apium graveolens cultivar Ventura unplaced genomic scaffold, ASM990537v1 ctg8522, whole genome shotgun sequence, encodes the following:
- the LOC141705088 gene encoding uncharacterized protein LOC141705088, whose product is MNRHISGLKSLIQAENASAFYVHCFAHQLQLTLVAVSKKHDKICSFFDHLASLVNFVGASCKRKELVLVKQIEKLAEEISQGNRMTGKGLNQEAVLKRPGDTRWGITNDLSQGLQRKDQDLANALCLVNVSKKMLQTFRDDGWNELIVDVSKFCEKFEIDVPDMDAISMPRGRSRR
- the LOC141705089 gene encoding uncharacterized protein LOC141705089, whose protein sequence is MKKVGELSTLCGIDACAIIYSQYEPRPEVWPNTEGVQRVLSQFKRMPEMEQSKKMVNQESVEIYKRIDQISATKKKNTTTGKVGCCSGSGCGSGSAAAMLKGKGVANCVDGTEEKAIEGEMEAMQQQQQRPPWFSDWINSNSGNSSTDQMLNQQQHCQNLGFSRGEEMMMPWRCAEWWHVVKCILSIVSNQSYNQGEADENLCSAGYLCFCCFFDQP